A single window of Nitrospiria bacterium DNA harbors:
- a CDS encoding adenine phosphoribosyltransferase produces MAPASPRRDGKLNALKSSIREIPDFPKKGILFYDITTLLKDPKAFSTILEALAESYRSAGVRKVAAIEARGFIFGAPLAHQLGAGFVPIRKPGKLPADVYESTYSLEYGRNTIAVHRDAIARGERVLLVDDLLATGGTMAAAVDLVRQLGGEICGLAFLVELVGLKGRDKFKAHDILSLIQY; encoded by the coding sequence ATGGCGCCGGCGTCCCCCCGGCGCGACGGGAAGCTCAACGCGCTGAAATCGTCGATTCGCGAGATTCCGGACTTTCCCAAGAAGGGGATTCTCTTCTACGACATCACGACCCTGCTTAAGGACCCGAAGGCCTTCTCCACGATTCTGGAGGCGCTGGCCGAGTCCTACCGAAGCGCCGGCGTCCGGAAAGTGGCCGCGATCGAGGCCCGCGGGTTCATCTTCGGCGCGCCGCTGGCGCACCAGCTCGGGGCGGGGTTCGTGCCGATCCGCAAACCGGGAAAATTGCCGGCGGACGTGTACGAATCGACCTATTCCCTGGAGTACGGCCGCAACACGATCGCCGTGCACCGGGACGCGATTGCGCGGGGCGAGCGCGTACTGCTCGTGGACGACCTTCTGGCGACGGGCGGCACGATGGCGGCGGCGGTCGACCTGGTCCGGCAGCTGGGCGGCGAGATCTGCGGCCTGGCCTTTCTGGTGGAGCTCGTCGGGTTGAAGGGCCGCGACAAGTTCAAGGCGCACGACATTCTATCCCTGATCCAGTATTAA
- a CDS encoding sigma-70 family RNA polymerase sigma factor: MTSYSDDHEKPGSLDEEAEPGEAALEEAEEKLEAEPEPAETMDAIKSYLKEIRKSVLLTFEQEQDLGKRIQEQGDESARQQMIESNLRLVVSMGKRYINRGLPFSDIIEEGNIGLIRAVEKFDYKRGFKFSTYASWWIRQAIERAIINQSKMIRLPVHVVEKLNHYMAVSEQLMQEMNHVPSAKEVARRMKVKEDEIIEIQQLIRKTYSLDSPIGGREDTSLKDVIEDRSQIPPSIMAIGIRNREEIEKWLGTLKDNERKVVTLRFGLAGEMSHTLEEIGNIFGLTRERVRQIEHSAITKLRAIIDQKTIKPEEIL; this comes from the coding sequence ATGACCAGTTATTCCGACGACCACGAAAAGCCCGGTTCCCTGGACGAAGAGGCCGAGCCGGGCGAGGCCGCTTTGGAGGAGGCGGAGGAGAAGCTCGAAGCCGAGCCCGAGCCGGCCGAGACGATGGACGCCATCAAAAGCTACCTGAAGGAGATCCGCAAATCGGTCCTCCTGACCTTTGAGCAGGAACAGGACCTCGGAAAGCGGATACAGGAGCAGGGCGACGAGTCCGCCCGCCAGCAGATGATCGAGTCCAACCTCCGGCTGGTGGTCAGCATGGGCAAGCGCTACATCAACCGCGGGCTGCCCTTCTCGGACATCATCGAGGAGGGCAACATCGGGCTGATCCGGGCCGTCGAGAAATTCGATTACAAGCGGGGCTTTAAATTCAGCACCTACGCCTCCTGGTGGATCCGGCAGGCCATCGAACGGGCGATCATCAATCAGAGCAAGATGATCCGTCTCCCGGTGCACGTGGTCGAGAAGCTGAACCACTACATGGCCGTCTCGGAGCAATTGATGCAGGAGATGAATCACGTGCCCTCCGCGAAGGAAGTGGCCCGCCGGATGAAAGTCAAGGAGGATGAAATTATCGAAATCCAGCAGCTCATCCGGAAGACCTATTCGCTGGACAGCCCGATCGGGGGCCGGGAAGACACCTCGCTCAAGGATGTCATCGAGGACCGGTCGCAGATCCCGCCGTCGATCATGGCCATCGGCATCCGCAACCGTGAGGAGATCGAGAAATGGCTCGGGACGCTCAAGGACAACGAGCGCAAAGTGGTCACCTTGCGCTTCGGCCTGGCCGGCGAGATGTCGCACACCCTGGAGGAGATCGGGAATATTTTCGGCCTGACGCGGGAACGCGTGCGGCAGATCGAGCATTCGGCCATCACCAAGCTTCGCGCGATCATCGACCAGAAGACGATCAAACCGGAGGAGATCCTCTGA
- a CDS encoding acylphosphatase yields the protein MPMSAEILVSGLVQGVYYRAFTQEAALRLGLTGFCRNLPDGRVEVLAEGDRAVIEILIDQLRSGPPRARVEDVQVRWKAAEKSFKDFSIRYHS from the coding sequence ATGCCCATGAGTGCCGAGATACTTGTCAGCGGTCTTGTGCAAGGTGTATATTACCGGGCGTTCACACAGGAAGCGGCGCTTCGCCTGGGCCTGACCGGTTTCTGCCGCAATCTTCCGGACGGCCGCGTCGAGGTGCTTGCGGAGGGCGATCGGGCGGTGATCGAGATCCTGATCGATCAGCTCCGGAGCGGACCGCCGCGCGCCAGGGTCGAGGATGTCCAGGTCCGCTGGAAAGCGGCCGAGAAAAGCTTCAAAGATTTTTCGATCCGGTATCATTCGTAG